The following DNA comes from Triticum aestivum cultivar Chinese Spring chromosome 3D, IWGSC CS RefSeq v2.1, whole genome shotgun sequence.
GGAGCAAACTTACTAGGTCAAAAACTGAAATCTGAAAATTTTGGCACGCCCTCCTCAGCTCTCTTGCACAAACACTTGGATCAAAAACTTCTGGGTGGACAGAGAGTTGAAGCTGCAACACACATGGGCatagaaaaacataagaaaaagtGATGGAGAAATTTTGCAATAGGGCATACTAAAAAACTCTAGAAAAATGATGGCACTAAATGGGAGCAACAAAAGATGAACTAACGATCATTAAAACAGAGAAAGCAAATTTCTTCTGCTTATGTGAAGACGACAACTGTTCAATGTTGAAGGTTTCGACGAATAAAGACATGACTTCGTTGCATATCTGAGCGCGTGGCTTCAACGACTTCTGAAAGTTCGTGTAGGTAATGTGGAAATCACCATTCCTAATGAAAGGAGGCCTGCAACAAGAAGGATGGAAACCACAGTAGTTAGGAGCGTTTGAAAAGATGAAAATGTAATAAATAGGAGATAACAAAATGGTGGAAGCAAAATTTAGAGAAGATGATACTTACTCAATTTCCcctctcttcatcttcttcatcttgtacCTCTTCATGACATAGTACTGGTACATTGCTTCCGTCTTCGAATCTGTCTTGATTTTCTTGTACTTTGATCCAGCCGACATTGGACTCCCTAATCTTTTCTTGCTCTTGAGCTTCTTCTCGTCCTTGCTCTTCAACTTCTCCTCGTTGAGGTCGGGACTTGGTTCCCTGCTGCTAACTAGAACAACTGGCTCTTCTTGTGGTTTTGATGGTCCAtctgaaaaaagtaaaaaaagattTTCCAGAAAATGTTGTGAGGAGAGATTTGTTCAAAGATAAAACATGGCAGGGCATACCGGCAGTCCCGCTTGATAATGGAGCCACAGAGGTTGGTGTGACATCATACACTGGAACTTCTGCTTCTGTTGAGATTGGAGCCTGAGGAGTGACATAAAAAACATCACAAGACTTTGGTGTTGTAACAGTGTTGCCATGGGTTGGAGCATTCGAGTTCGCATCTACATTTGGGACACTGATCCACCACTCATATTCCTCAGTGCCCTCTTGGAACACACTCATTGATGGAACATCACTCCAATGTCCAGCCACACTAGTCGGCACAGAGTGATTGCGCTGGCTGAGTTGGTGACCATGCTCAGTATCTTCACCACTGGACACTTTCTCCTTTGCAGTCTCAAAACATTGTGCAAGGTTCTCACTGACAACAGCACTAGTTCCTATGCCCAGCTCAACCACATCGCCTCCATTAGGCTCATGAACAATGCTACTTGCACAGTTGCTTCGAGCTCCTTCAGCTGGCTCAAACACCTTGTCAGTTGTTGGCTCATCTACGACCTTCTCCCTAGAACTTTCCTTGCTACAACCATGACCATCTGACTTGTCTACAACATTGCTGTGAGGAAGCGATACATCAAAGGTAACATCCACTGCTTCTTGAGAACTTGACGAAGCAACATGAACATCTTTGAGAAGCTGCTCCATTCGCTTGCAATGTATTGCTTGCAACACTTGCCTGTAAGAACTTGGAGCCCCTTTTAACTTTGCATCATATAGTTTTGTGTGCTTGTCGTAGATTGCAGCCATATGTGATGGGAGCTGAAAAAATGTATGGCAAAATGAAGTGACAGTCGTCAGTAGGGATGCA
Coding sequences within:
- the LOC123074747 gene encoding uncharacterized protein; the encoded protein is MEQLLKDVHVASSSSQEAVDVTFDVSLPHSNVVDKSDGHGCSKESSREKVVDEPTTDKVFEPAEGARSNCASSIVHEPNGGDVVELGIGTSAVVSENLAQCFETAKEKVSSGEDTEHGHQLSQRNHSVPTSVAGHWSDVPSMSVFQEGTEEYEWWISVPNVDANSNAPTHGNTVTTPKSCDVFYVTPQAPISTEAEVPVYDVTPTSVAPLSSGTADGPSKPQEEPVVLVSSREPSPDLNEEKLKSKDEKKLKSKKRLGSPMSAGSKYKKIKTDSKTEAMYQYYVMKRYKMKKMKRGEIEPPFIRNGDFHITYTNFQKSLKPRAQICNEVMSLFVETFNIEQLSSSHKQKKFAFSVLMILQLSVHPEVFDPSVCARELRRACQNFQISVFDLLFFTILRDGHWIVCVVNLLHKEFNMFDSLDNGKFDVAARNLFTNFKRIATEEPDFKVDLSSFKPNWPLLDYPQQATHFDCGLFSTLYLENFDGKRMKDFKKQNMLDVRKTIASKLFFHPLNKVCPADVHKAIIVA